Genomic DNA from Pseudomonadota bacterium:
ACCATCAGCAAATAATTATGGTCGTAATAACCGAACGCTGTGGTGCGGCTGAGCACTTGCACCTCCGCCATAGCATCCAATTCAGCGCGCGCGCCAAGCGCCCAATCGACGCCGGAGCGCGATTCGATACGCTCGCCATTGCCGAGAAGCGCGCCGCCCAACTCGGCCTGTTCATCGACCAAGATGACCCGCGCACCAGCGCGCCCGGCCGCCAGCGCGGCCGAAATTCCGGCCGGCCCGCCGCCAACCACAAGGACATCGCAATGCTGGTGGCGCTTGTCGTAAATGTTGTGATCGGGCTGTTCGGGCGTGGTGCCAAGGCCAGCCCCCTTGCGGATCACTTTTTCGTAGTGGTGCCAAAAGCTCTTCGGCCACATGAAGGTCTTGTAGTAGAAACCGGCCGGCAACATGCTGGAGACGCGGTCATTGAGCGACCAGATATCGAAATTGACGCTCGGCCAGCAATTGACGCTTGCAGCTTCAAGGCCGTCGAAAAGCTCGACCTGTGTCGCGCGCAAATTGGGCTCACTCGCCGCGCCTGTGCCCAATTGGACCAAGGCGTTGGGCTCTTCCATGCCGGCTGAATAAATGCCGCGCGGGCGGTGAAATTTGAAACTCCGGCCGACCAGACGGACACCATTGGCAACCAAGGCCGAAGCCAAGGTATCGCCGCTAAAGCCCTCATAGGATTTGCCGTTGAAGCGAAACGCCAAACGCTGGCCGCGGTCGATTCGGGCGCCGACATCGAGGCGCTGACGCTGGCGTTTCATGCGCCGCCACCGCCGCCGCGCGGCGCACCCATGGCGTAGACCCGAAGAATCGTGTGGGTCACGGTGTCACGCTCAACATTGAACCAGCGTCGGCAACCGACGGTGTGGCACCAGCGCTCGGCCAACGCGCCCTTGGGGTTGGTGCGCATAAACAGATAATCGGCCCATTCAGCGTCGGAGATCGCGTCGGGCTGCTTGGGCCGCGCGATATGCGCCTCGCCGCCGCAGGAGAATTCATTCTCGTCGCGCGGGCCGCAATGGGGACAGGCTATTTGCAACATGGCCTAATGCGCCACGCCGGCGGCGCCGTGCTCGTCGATCAGCGCACCGCTGGTGAAGCGATCGAGCGCGAACGGTGCCGCGATTTCATGCGGCTCGCCTTTTGCGATGGTGTGGGCGAAGACAAAACCCGAGCCCGGGATCGCCTTGAAGCCGCCAGTGCCCCAGCCGCAATTGAAATAGAGCCCCGACACCGGTGTCTTGCCGATGATCGGGCTCGCATCCGGGCAGACATCGACGATGCCCCCCCATTGCCGCATCATCTTGATGCGGCTGAATACCGGGAACAGTTCGACGGCGGCGGCCAGCATGTCTTCGAGAACCATCGGGCTGCCGCGCTGCGCATAAGAATTATAGCCGTCGATGCCCGCGCCCATCACCAGCTCACCGCGATCGGACTGGCTAAGATAGACATGCACGGCGGACGACATCAGGACCGTGTTAAAAATCGGCTTGAGTGGTTCCGACACCAAAGCCTGAAGTGGGTGGCTTTGGATCGGCATGCGAAATCCCGCCATTTCGGCGAGCACGCTTGAATGACCGGCGACGGCGACCGCCACCTTGGGCGCGGCGATGAAGCCCCGGCTGGTCTCCACGCCCGCGACGCGCCCGGACTGAATGCGGAAGCCCGTCACTTCCGTGTGCTGCAGAATGTCTACGCCGCGTGCGTCGGCGCCGCGCGCCAGGCCCCAGGCTACCGCATCATGGCGGGCGACTCCGCCGCGCCGCTGGATCGCGGCGCCAATGACGGGATAGCGTGAATTGGGCGAGAGGTTGAGAATCGGCACCAGGTCGCGCAGCTCGGCCAGAGTCAGCATTTCGGAATCGATGCCGTTCAGGCGGATGGCGTTAACCCGGCGCTGGATCTCGCGCATGTCATGCTGGTTATGCGCGAGGCTGATCAACCCACGCTGGCTCAGCATGATGTTGAAATTGAGGTCCTGGCTGAGGCCCTCGTAAAGCTTTAGCGACAATTCATAGATCGCCGCGCTTTCATCCCATAAATAATTGGAGCGGACGATGGTGGTGTTGCGCCCGGTGTTGCCGAGACCGATGGGGCCCTTCTCGACCACCGCCACATTGGTGAGGCCATGTTCCTTGGCGAGGTAATAGGCGGTGGCCAGGCCATGGCCGCCGCCGCCGACGACGATGGCGTCATAAGACGGCTTGGGTTCGGGGCTGCGCCATGCCTCCGCC
This window encodes:
- a CDS encoding sarcosine oxidase subunit delta; amino-acid sequence: MLQIACPHCGPRDENEFSCGGEAHIARPKQPDAISDAEWADYLFMRTNPKGALAERWCHTVGCRRWFNVERDTVTHTILRVYAMGAPRGGGGGA
- a CDS encoding sarcosine oxidase subunit beta family protein, encoding MKNNKRYSIFSLARNARKYHENWAEAWRSPEPKPSYDAIVVGGGGHGLATAYYLAKEHGLTNVAVVEKGPIGLGNTGRNTTIVRSNYLWDESAAIYELSLKLYEGLSQDLNFNIMLSQRGLISLAHNQHDMREIQRRVNAIRLNGIDSEMLTLAELRDLVPILNLSPNSRYPVIGAAIQRRGGVARHDAVAWGLARGADARGVDILQHTEVTGFRIQSGRVAGVETSRGFIAAPKVAVAVAGHSSVLAEMAGFRMPIQSHPLQALVSEPLKPIFNTVLMSSAVHVYLSQSDRGELVMGAGIDGYNSYAQRGSPMVLEDMLAAAVELFPVFSRIKMMRQWGGIVDVCPDASPIIGKTPVSGLYFNCGWGTGGFKAIPGSGFVFAHTIAKGEPHEIAAPFALDRFTSGALIDEHGAAGVAH